The Haloplanus sp. CK5-1 genome segment TCGTCGCGCCGACGGTGAGGACGACGGCGACGACGGCCAGCGCCGACCGGGGGCTGATCCCCTCGAACCGCTCGGACCGCGGGACGCTGGTGCGGGCGATAGTGAGCACGAAGAGGACGGTCGTGATGCCGGCACCGACTGCCGCCTCGGTGAGCGCCACGTCGGGGGCCCGCAACAGCGCCCAGAGGACGGCCACGCCGAAACTGTAGCCGGCGAAGGCGACGATGCTCGCGACCACGTCGTGGAGGACGGCCGCCACGAGCGCGCTCCCGATCATGAACAGGAGGACGGCCGCGACGGGCAGTGAGAGGCTCACGCGTCCCCCTCCTCTTCGTCGATCCACGGGGCGTCGACGTCGCCGGCAGGTTCGACGTTCTGTTCCTTTCCGGATCTGGCGATGGCGTGGGCGGCGGTCGGACTCGTCAGGAGCAGGAAGACCAACAGAAATCCCAGCTTCAGCGACTCGGTGGAGACGCCGAGGACGACGGCGACGCCGGCGACGGCGAGCACCGACCCGAGGGTGTCGCTCTTCGAGGCGGCGTGAAGTCGAGCGTAGAGGCCCGGCAACCGGAGGAGGCCGACGGTGGCGACGAACCCGAAGAAGGTACCACCGACCACGAGTGCGGCCGCGAGGTACTCGAGGGGTGTCATATGACGCCACCCCACTCGACGGTGAACTTCGAGACGGCGATGCTCATGACGAAGTTGAGCAGGGCGTACACCAGCGCGACGTCGAGATAGCCGTACTCGCCGAGCGCGACGCTCACCAGCGCGATGACGATGACGGTGTTGGTGCCGACGACGTTGATCGCGACGATGCGGTCCTGGGTGGTCGGGCCACGGAACACCCGGTAGAGGAGGGCGACCGCGAACAGCACGAACGCGCCGGCGGCGGCGAGGAAGATAGTCGAGAGGGTCCCGGAGACGGCCATCTCAGGCCTCCCCTCCGTCGTCGTCGCGGCGTTCGAGCGGCGAGGGAATGCGTGACGACTCGCGGCCGTAGAAGACGAACCTGACGAGGCGTTCGAGTGTCCCCTCCATGAGGTCGTCCTCGGCGTCGGGGATGAGCGCGTGGACGACGAACTGCTGGCGGCTCACGTCGATGGTGAGTGTGCCCGGCGTCAGCGTGATCGAGTTGGCGAGCGTCGTGACGGGCATGTCGCCCCACACCGCGGCGTCGAACTCGACGACCCGCGGATCGATCGGGAGTCGCGGGTGGAGGACGACGTAGGCGAGTGCGACGTTCGCCTTCGCGATCTCCCAGAGGAGGATCGGGACGTACG includes the following:
- a CDS encoding DUF4040 domain-containing protein; the encoded protein is MSLSLPVAAVLLFMIGSALVAAVLHDVVASIVAFAGYSFGVAVLWALLRAPDVALTEAAVGAGITTVLFVLTIARTSVPRSERFEGISPRSALAVVAVVLTVGATIPALPAVGDPSSPVLAGEVSQYYLENAYEQTDVTNVVTAVLVGYRGFDTLGEVAVVFAAGVAMLLVLRQEEFV
- the mnhG gene encoding monovalent cation/H(+) antiporter subunit G; translation: MTPLEYLAAALVVGGTFFGFVATVGLLRLPGLYARLHAASKSDTLGSVLAVAGVAVVLGVSTESLKLGFLLVFLLLTSPTAAHAIARSGKEQNVEPAGDVDAPWIDEEEGDA
- a CDS encoding cation:proton antiporter is translated as MAVSGTLSTIFLAAAGAFVLFAVALLYRVFRGPTTQDRIVAINVVGTNTVIVIALVSVALGEYGYLDVALVYALLNFVMSIAVSKFTVEWGGVI